Within the Salvia hispanica cultivar TCC Black 2014 chromosome 4, UniMelb_Shisp_WGS_1.0, whole genome shotgun sequence genome, the region attcaaaattttcaaataagtatgatgataaaaatgaacaatttaatgaatagtagtagtactatatttgtcTAATAAAAGTAGTTatgactattttattttatcaaatttatttataatattaaaatgcatatagtttattattaagattattttttatgtatagaGGTTGGATACACAAAGTGAGTTGATTGCGCGGAGTGGCGTCGTCGTGTTCTGCCGCCAATTATTCTGTGTAAAGAAAATTCGGATCTTTTTTGACGACTGCAGTTTTGTGTAACCTCTTTAACACTCAATCATTAATGGAGAAGAACAATCAAGCCTCCTCCTCATTCACCAACGATCTCTTCGGCGCCACGGATTCATACCCAAATTCTGCCGCCAATGGGATTTTCTCGTCTATTTTCGCAGCACCATCCGCGGTATGATTTCGTTGTGCTGCATGATCATTTTTGGGGCTTTTTTTTAACAGATATTGCTTGATCGCGGTAGGATATTTGATgttgagtttaattttataggtTTGGgctgataaaaaaatttaatgtacGTAGGTCGTTTCGATGAGATTTTCGATTGAATTTGATATGATGCTTGTCTCATCAAACCTAGGATGGATTGGGTTGAATATTTTGGAAGCTAATTTTTAGagattgtttgttttgtttcttcatTGGTCGATAGTTGAATGTTAGAAtgagattttgatttatgttgTTTCCTTTGTTTCGTTTTACATATTTGTATCATGAGAAGTAGTATTATACAGTATACATTAAGTTTCTTGTGCCCTCTGTAAAATCTGGTCTATGCTTTGTGTTCCTTTTAATAGATTATGTAAGTTCAAATAGGTTGCAGAAAGGAACCACTCCACTTCTGAATCCAATGCAAACGAGCACAAGCTACAGCTTGGGTATACCGAAGTCCTCTGTAAGTACATAGACTGCACTGCAGAacatatatgaatatgataGATGGTGTGGTAACGTTTTCAcaatattgtactccctccgttccatagtaatggaggcaaaacttttcggcacggagattaagaaaaattgtgttaagtgagttaagtaaagggagaataaagtgaaaaatgaaaaaaggtagagagatgaagagagaaaagagtaaagtagatgtggaaaaatgtgttgacttttactaaaaaaggaaatgactctattactatggaacataccaaaatgacaaaatgactctattactatggaacggaggtagtactataATACTTTGAATATGAAAATTGTAGTTCCCTAGCTGCAATTAACAACAACACATACTCAATCTTGTACATGGATTGCATGCCTTTCACACATCTGAACAAAATCCACTTCAATTTTCTGTCAATTGCAGGTGATGTGATTAAGGGCAAGGAAGATGAGAGCAATTGCATTTCTAGCAAAGAGATGAACTCTATCTTTCAGGAAAGACCCGGACCATCCCCTCTGAGTTCATCTCTTTACT harbors:
- the LOC125222944 gene encoding uncharacterized protein LOC125222944 produces the protein MEKNNQASSSFTNDLFGATDSYPNSAANGIFSSIFAAPSAVAERNHSTSESNANEHKLQLGYTEVLCDVIKGKEDESNCISSKEMNSIFQERPGPSPLSSSLYYGSKEDMYVNSSGPHTSGPNTDYKKDGGVNDPSGNNSTGASRGNWWQGSLYY